CGGCCCAGACCGCCCCTTAATTTTAGGAGGGGTGAATATTCCTCATGAACTCGGATTAGTCGGCCATAGCGATGCCGATGTGTTGACCCATGCAATTATGGATGCTATGCTCGGAGCCTTAAGCTTGGGAGACATTGGCCATTATTTTCCCCCCAGTGACCCGCAGTGGAAAGGAGCCGATAGCCTCAAACTCCTCCATGAGGTCAATGGTTTACTGCTTGACCGAGGTTGGCAGGTGGTGAATATTGATTCTGTAGTGGTGGCCGAGCGCCCAAAACTGAAGCCTCATTTATCGGCAATGGGCGATCGCCTCTCAACCCTCTTAAACCTACAACCCGATCAAGTCAGCATTAAAGCCACCACCAACGAGAAACTCGGCCCAGTCGGTCGAGAAGAAGCGATCGCCGCCTATGCGGTCACCCTTCTGCAACAAACTTAACCCAACCCGACTTAACGCTTACGCCCTCTTAACCGAGTTCCTAAACCTATCAATCCTACAGCCACTAAACCCACAAGAGCAGAGGGTTCAGGAACCTGAGACGGACTCTCATATGCAGGGGGGGTCAGAACGGGTTCGGGGTCTGGAGTAGGAACCGGTGGTGCTGGCGCAGCAAAGACATCATTAAGTCCTGCCACATAAGTAATATCAGCATCGAGTTTACTGCTGAGATCGAAACCACTCCCTCCAGCATGGGTTAAAGCCGTATAACCGCCACCGAGAAATCCTTGACCCTCACTCCCCGTCACTAAATCATTGGGAGCGAGATTGCGAATCCGCATCCCATCAATGGCTTCGCCTACACCTAACCCAAATAAACTTAAATCGAAGACCGTGGCA
The sequence above is drawn from the Roseofilum capinflatum BLCC-M114 genome and encodes:
- the ispF gene encoding 2-C-methyl-D-erythritol 2,4-cyclodiphosphate synthase yields the protein MNIRIGNGYDIHQLGPDRPLILGGVNIPHELGLVGHSDADVLTHAIMDAMLGALSLGDIGHYFPPSDPQWKGADSLKLLHEVNGLLLDRGWQVVNIDSVVVAERPKLKPHLSAMGDRLSTLLNLQPDQVSIKATTNEKLGPVGREEAIAAYAVTLLQQT